In the genome of Oscillospiraceae bacterium, the window TTGTCAATAGAAAACCTAATTTACTTCAATTCGATTTTCGCGCCAGCTTCTTCGAGCTTCTTCTTCAATTCTTCGGCATCATCTTTGCCAATGTTTTCTTTTACGTTGCTCGGTGCGCCGTCAACCAGTTCTTTAGACTCTTTCAAACCAAGGCCGGTCACTTCACGTACAACTTTGATGACTTCCATTTTCTTTTCGCCAATTTCGGCCAAGACAACGGTGAATTCGCTCTTTTCTTCAGCAGCTGCGCCGTCTCCGCCGCCTGCTGCTGGTGCAGCCATCATTGCCATAGGAGCAGCAGCACTGACACCAAATTCTTCTTCCAGCGCTTTGACCAGTTCCGATGCTTCCAGCAACGTCAAGGCTTTGATTTCTTCCATGAGTTTTGTAACTTTTTCAGACATTTTGTGTGTTCTCCTTTTGTTATGTGTTTTTAATAGTTATGCAGATTTCTGTTCTGCAATCGCTTGAATGACAACGGCTAGTCCACGCATATTGGCTTGAACGACATTTGCCAAACCACTTGCGGGCGAATTGACAGACCCAAGCAATTTCGCCATGAGTTCTTCACGGCTCGGCATATCGGCCAGTTGCTTCACGCCTGCTGCGTCAAGGGGTTTTCCTTCAACAAAACCAGCCTTGATGCTAAACGCATCTTTGGTCTTCACGGCATACTCTTTCAGCACTTTGGCGGGCGCGACAGCATCGGTTGTGCTTGTCGCTAACGCCGTTGTGCCGGATAGCACGGCGGACAATTCCGCCAAATCCGTGCCTTGCACGGCAAAGTTCAACAGCGTGTTTTTCACTACGTTGTACTCAACGCCGGCTTCACGCAATTTGCGGCGCAATGCCGTATCATCGGCAACATTGATGCCTTTGTAATCGACCAAAACGCCGGCCTGTGCGCCATCAATCCGCTCTTTCAACGCCGCGACAACGCCTTGCTTTTCGGTGAGTACCTTTGCACTTGGCATATTTGCTTTACCTCCTATAAAAAATTCCTCGCCCTCCCATTAGAGAAAGACAAGGAAACACAATCATCGTGTCACACCTCGACCCTCTTACGATTGGTCGCATAAGTTGCGAATGACGAAAAAAATGCTATTTTCATCTTTTCACACCTTATCCTCCCCGTTCAAGAGTTCGGCGCATATCCTTATCCTCGGCATGCGGTGCGTTCGGCACCATTATCACATCTGTGACATGCTGTCTTAGGGCAAGCTTAACTACTATATCACGAGTAGAGAGCATTTGTCAAGCCTTTTTTCAAACTTTTATCTCAATCCCCATTTCAAACAATCGATACATTGGGAAATGGAAACCATCGACAGAAATCTGTCCCTCGTGCACCGATAAATTTCCATGCAAATCGACTAAAAACGGACTGCTGTTCAAGTTGGCAAGCACATCTTTCATCGGACATTGATACTGTCCCGCGCGCAGTATCTCCCCTACCCTGCTTTCGAGTTCCTTTTCAGTAATACCTTTTGCTTGCATATCGGCGTAAAAGTTCAGAATATCGCCCACTTCTGTTTCGATGTAGTCTTTTACGGGGAAATAGCCACCTGTTTTGTAGCTGCAATCCTTGACGAAGGCGAAAGTCATGCTTTTGATAAATTGCTCATCTGCTTCGGCACATGATTGTCCTTTTCTTAAATGTACAAACCGCGTCATAGCCTGCGTCAGCGCGATACCAATAGCGTTTGCCGAAGTATTCCAACAACTAAATCCCAGTGGCGTCAGCATAGGAATGCCGCGCTCAAGCATGATTTGCCCAAGCCTGCCGCGCCGATGCCCGTGCACACAATCAGCAATAGCGGTCGGAATGCCGCGCGCGGTGTTGGCCTGCAGCCGGTCAAGCAAAGCGTGGCAGTGCGCGTCAAAAGCGCTTGGGTCGGTGGGATTGGTCAGTACCAAAAAGCTAAGATGCGGGTGATTCGGAACGGCAACCATAGTCGCCATCGTGTCCAAATGCGTCTGCACACTGTGGCGCAGAGTACTGTAATCGAATTCGTCGCCGACATCATCTTCACCGCCGCCGAAATATTCCATGGCAACAGGCACGGGGCTATCTTTTGCAATAATGGTGGCAATGCACATCAAGCCCAACTCATCGGTTGCAGGCAGAATAGCGGCATTTTCTCCCACATGTTCTTGTATGTATGCCATTTCGTTGGTCTGAATCGTTGCCTTGGGCGCGGAGTCATCAACGCCCATATAGAGAAATTGATAATCACCGCGTCCGCCGCCGGTCAGCAAATAGTCATTCAGCCGCAACTGCCGCGCACGCGCGCCGTGATAGCGATCGATGACAATGTCCGGCAGTTCTGATGCAACGACATTGCCGTTTTCATCCAGCGGATAACCGTTGATGATATTGTCCACGGTTAAGCTATCGCCACATAATGCAGCACGTGCCACGGAACCATAAGCCCGCAATCCGTCGTATTCAACCCAACCATACCCCGCATACGCGCCCGTCGAAGCCAGCCGCATAACGGTGTCAAAAACATACACTTTTTTGTGGCGTGACAACTCGGCAATGGCGTCCAACGCGGCGTATTCAGCCGTCAAGTCCTCATCGTATATATAGCGTGCTGCCGCCAGCCCACCTGACAGTAACAAGTCCAGCGAAATAATAATGTGTTCACAGTGCACCGCGTCGTTGTGGAGCCAATGCAGCAGCGCATCAATACGCTCCTGCCGCGTGATATTCGGCAGAGGCTGCCCATCCAGGCGTATCATATAGAGTTCTTTGTCCGGCATAAGTAACTCTACGCCTGCCGACCCTGCCAAATAAATGGCGCGGTCAACGCTGACAGGGCGGTCATCGAGGGGGATGTAGGCGATTTGCATACGTGCTTCCTCCGGTATGTATGGGGTTTCAGAAAATGCTTATTTCTGCTTATACTCAATCGTATACGACCTCGCTGTTTTCCAATCGTCTTGTTCCATACCAGCTTTTTCGTAACAACGGCAAGCGGCGATATTTTCACTTCCTGTCGGCACAGAGCTTTCGCGAAAGCCATTTTCCTTCGCCCAATTAAGTACAAATTTCATAAACTCTGTACCGTAACCCTTGTTATGATAATCGGGGTGAATATCAACGCCATAAATATAGAATTCTTTTTCTGCCTCATCAATCATTGTAAGCGAATACCCGAAAATGCAACCAATCACTTTATTGTCCAGAATGGCAACAAATGCGATATTTTGCTTTTCATTTAGAAAAACTTTAACTTGCTCCGGATTATGTTTGTAACTGTCCTCGCGTTCATCACCTGGATTATATTGTGTAAACATTACTTCTAATTCAGGAATGTGTTTTTCTTGCAGGTGTTCAAAAGTTAAGCCCATAACTATTCCTCGCTTCCAATGCTCCTAATATAAAGTTTCTACCCCACACCATCATCACAAAATATTCCTAGCCGCAAACCGCTCCGCTTCCCGCAGCAAATACAACTCCTCACGCAATGTCAGTGCCGTCCTGTACGCCTCTTTCTCCTGCTCACTAATCAGTCTCGGCAATGTCTTCATGCCAATCGCCACAGGCTCGTACAACTGATGCCGCGCAAACAGCGCGTAAAAGCCTTGTTTACGCCGCCAGCGTTTCGTGATGGATTGCATCAACGTTTCAGCCTGCGCCCAGTCGTCATCCTGCAATGCCACTGCCACTTGCGCCATATCGCGCTCCAATGCCTCAATGCCACCTTGCAGATTGACATGCACCACCACACAAAACAACGCCGTCAACCCCAACACAACGATACATATAATGCCTCTCATGCCGTCACCGCTTCATCAAAGGCCTGCAAAAAAATGTTCTTCTGCTCATCAACTGTCATCAGAAAAATATCTTTCACACCGCCTGTTACACCGCGTAACCGCGCCTGTTCGACCACCCAACCGCGGCTGAGTCCGAGTGTCTGCAAATTGCCGTCTTGCCAACGCCCGTCGCTGATGACGATGACGGGTAATCCTGCACCCGCTTTCTGCCCCGACAATTCCGAAGCTGTCGGTGGACGCTGGTCAGCATACAGCATAACCGACATCTGCCCATTGGTCTCCAAGATAGCATATTGCACCATCGCCAAATCGGTCACATTTTTTAGCCGCAGCGACTCGATCAGCTCATTGGTGTTGATGTTGTTCTTCTTCAACTGCCGGCGGTCAACCCGCCCGTCATGCACCAAAATGCTGGGGTTGCCCACCACAATTTTGCGCAGCTTGATGCTCTTTGTCATGACATAAGAGACCAGCATGCTGACAACCAAAATCGTCAGCACCGGCACAAATCCTGCCAACAGCGGCACGCTCAAATCTTGCATGGGAATGGCAATCAACTCACCGATTAAAATCGTCACGACCAACTCCATCGGCTCAAGCTCGCCAACCTGCCGCTTGCCCATCACGCGCAACCCAACGGCAACAACAGTATATAAAATCAAAGTCCGTGTCAATGAAATCAGCATGCCATTAGTATGGCAAATTTACACAGAGATTATGCCAAATCCGTCGTCACAACCAAAAACATCGCCGTACCGCCAATGGCTTTATGCCCATGCGGCTTGCTCGCGTCAAAATACACGCTGTCGCCTTGCTCTAACACCATCTGCCGCCCGTCATAAAAAAACTCCAATTTACCTGCCAGCACAAAATTAAACTCCTGTGCGTCACGCGTAATCATGTCGGGTGTCTTGTCCAGCGGTTCAAGTGTAACCAACATCGGCTCAAACGCCCGACCCTTGTAGTCTTGCGCCAACTGCTGAAAGCAGTAATCAACATGCCGTGCAGTAAACTTCCCCTGCCCGTGCCGGACAATAGTGAGGTTGTCCATACGCGCCGGCTGCCCCGTCAGCAACTCGGCCATATCCATCTTAAACATCACCGACAGCTGATACAACACAGCAACGGGAATGTCAACGCCCAAATCTTCATACTGACAATATGCTGCCATCGGCACGCCGAGCGTTGCCGCCATATCGCCTTGTGTTAAATCACCGCGCTCACGCAGTTCGCGTATGCGTTCACCAATTTGCTTCATAAAATCTCTCCCTACCCTCTTTCATAAAGAGGGTGCGATATGTCGCGTTGCCATACGTTTTCTTATCATACCACATCAACAAAAAAATTTCAACCGACCGCGTATATTTATTTCCCCAACTGTCAATCCTACCCATTGAATACCAAAATCGAAAGGAGCTGTTCATCATGGCGAAAAACAAGGACAAACAAAAGAAAGAAAAACCCAACAATGCCGGCAGCACTTCAATGGACAACAAGAACCCCGGCACATCAAACAAAAACGGCTAACACTACACAGCAAAAAAGAGGAGCAAAAATGCTCCTCTTTTGGCGTTATGATTACCTAAAATCATACGGCGCAAAAAACGCAAACTCTCCGGCTACTGTATTCGGTGGAGGCCCATATGTTACCCCAAAAGTCTCGCTCACCAAGCGAAGAATAACATTCATGCCAGGTCTAAGCCTAAGCTCGGGATTGATAGGTGCCGCGCCTGCACTTGGAGCATCCCGCCAAACCACCGACGGCGGCATCCAATGCGCCCTGCCGCCAAAGAGACCATCGGAAGCAAACTCGCGCACAAGATACACTCGCTGCCCGTCGTCACGCTCTATCACATCCTCTACACGCACAAACGTCTCCTTGGCATTCAACTCACGCCAAGGCGTGGGCTGCGGCGGTGTTGGATGCACTAATATCGGCGGCGTATACTCAGCCGGCATAGGCTCAGGCATCACCAGCGGTGTTTCAGTCGGCGGATGTGTATACATCGGCTCTCGCGGACTGACAACCTCACCCGGCACCCGCGTAACCTCCGGGAAATTTACCATATGACGCGTGCCGATAAAGAAGTCGCCTATCACCAACCCCTCATTAGTCGTCAAGTTCGACCAAATACGAACTTCCGTAATCGTCAGTCGCGAATTTTCCAACATGGCAAACGTCGCTTCGCCGTCGAATGACCAAGAAGCAATCTGCCGTATTGCGTCATTTAGATTAAAGCGCCCGTGGTTAAAATTGCGGTCAAAACGCCCCCATTCATCACTAAGCTGCTCCCATTCCACAAAGTCATGCGCTCTGACAGTCATGATATTTCCGCCTTCATCCACTACGTCAAGCCCAACAGACCATGCCGCGTTCGACATAGTGCCTAAACCGCCCGAAAGATAAATATAATATTCATTTTTCATATCCAACACAATATCAGGCCACAGCGTCAAATGTGTACCATTAATGCCTAAATCCCGATTGGTAGACAGGTGCAGTTGTGGCGGGTAACTGTCAAGTATGGCAAACTCAAAAAAACCGGGAGCACCTTCTCCCCAAATCATAGGCAACAAATCATGCGCCACGACAAAATCGTCCCGCAAGCTCGGCTCGGACTGCGGCGCAACCACTCGAAACTCGTCAATTGCAAACCACTCACCCACCGGCATATTCGACCAAATGCGGATTTGCGTAATCGTCAACCTTGACAAGTCGGGCGCGTTCATAAGACGCCAGGAGAAGTTATCTCCAAAGTCATCCAGGCTAAACGACCCGTTTCTAAACGTGCTGTCAAAGTCGCCCCATGCAACATTATAGAAGTCGCCCCACTCGGCATCCCGGCCTGGCCCCCAGTCCAGCTCGCTGCTGCGAATGGCAAACATTTCGCCGCGCGCGTCCATAAATTCAAAGCCAACCGCCCAACTAAATCCCTCGGGAAATTCTAGCGCACCAATATGAATGGTTGAGCCTGCACTGACAGGAATATTAACATGCAGCTCAACATGGCTGCCACCTTCGTTCGCCGTATGTGTGCCTACACCCATAAGAAGCTGCCCACTTCGATACGGCCAGTCAAGTTCTTTGAATGTCCCGCGCCAGCCGCTCGGAAAGGCCCTAAACAGCTCTTGTATCAAGTCAACTTCAACAACTTGCGGATGCGCCGACGCCCCCTCCTCGCGCCAGTCATCTTCGGGCGAGCCTGCAGTAAATCTCATATTGTTCCCGTCACCGCCATAAATCACACCAATCACAAAAGGAACACAAATCAACAACGCCGCGATGCCGACTGCACAGGCTACCACTTTGCCCCATCTGAAACGCGACCTTTCACCAGTTTGTGCAACCGGCGAGAATGTCTGCTGCACTTCAGTCGCTTTTTCCGGCGTTTTATGCTCAGATTTTTGCCTTACCGACTGACCTGATAAAACGCTGGCCTTTATGCGTTCAAATGAAGCACTATCAGGCGTAACCTTATCCCATGACGCAATAATTTTTTCACTTTTCAATGGAACGCACCTCCCAGTTTTTCACGCAGAATCCCCCGCGCCTCATGCAAATGATTTAATATCGTCGATTGTTTTTTGCCCAGCATTTCGGCAATCTCGCGGCTACTGTATCCCTCATAATAGTAGAGATACACCGCAGCCTTATGCCTATCCGGCAATCTCATTACAACTTGCAATGTTTCATCAACTTCTACATTGTTTTTGCCTGTCAAATTTTCATAGTCATCCAAATTCTCGCGCTTTCGCCACCAGCTGCGCAGTACGTTCTTGCAGACGTTTGTGGCGACTCGAATAAGCCATGCCTTTTCGTGTTCCTCACCGGCAAAGATCACAGATGTATTCATCAGTCGAATAAAGACATCCTGCACCGCGTCTTCGGTATCACTCGGGTTCTTCATATAAGCAAAGCACACGCGGTAAATTCTCTCTTTATGTCGCTGATAAATGTCGGTCAGTTCTTTATTCGTCCGCATCAAAGAATTTCCTTTCGCTTTCATTGCTAATACACACCACCACGCCAAAGTATCGGCTAATTTCCAAAAATATTTTCCCTGACTCACTTCGACAATTCCCACACCATGCTTGCCTTATAATACAAGCAGAGCTGCCGAACAGCTGCCTGCTGATTTTGGAGCAGGCGGCATAGGGCGTGACAGGAGTCCCCAATGAACCAAGCCGCTACCGTCATCTACATAGACACATTGTTCACCCTCAACGCTGTCGTCAACTACCTTGTTTTGCTCACGACCGCAAAAATTTGCACATTGGCCATCAAGCGTTGGCGGCTGGCCGTCGCTGCAGGTGTCGGCGCATTGTATGCCGTTATTGCCTTTATGCCGCGCATGGGTTTTGTCAGCGCCTTTGCCTTGCAAATCGCCGCAAGTGCCGCCATCGCCTGTATCGCGTTCGGCATACACAAGCGTACCATACGAGCAGGCTTGACATTCTGGGCAGTCGGCTTACTCTTCGGCGGATGCGTCTATGCCGTCAATATTTTAACCGGCCAACAGGCCGGCATGATGATCAATAACGTGCCATATGTACACATCAGTGCGCGAATGCTGCTGCTCACAAGCGGATTTTTCTACGTCGTGCTGACTCTGGTCTTCAAGGGCGCAGCTCTCACGCGACGACACGGCGGCGCAAGCGTCACACTCGAATGCGGCGGCAGATCCGTCACGCTGAAAGCTATGCACGACAGCGGCAACACACTGACCGACCCCATCAGCGGCACAAATGTCCTAATTGCCGACAGTAAGGCATTACGTGCGCTCTGGACATCCGAAATATACTCATTGTTGACGCCCGACAATCTGTGCGACCCCACCGCCGTAATGCTCACTCTCGATGTGCTGAAATTACCGGCAAAATTTCGGCTCATTCCCTACAAAGCCATCGGCACTGACAGCGGCCTTTTACTCGGCTTCAAACCCGATAAAATCATCATAAACGGCACAGCAAGTGACACTTTTGTCGCACTCTCCCCCACACCAATTGAAAACGGCAACTACTCCGCCATTGTGAATCTGACATAACAGGAGGCGCACTATGCACCCATCAACATCAATTTCAATATACCGAAAGCTAAAACTCGACCTAGCCCTGTGGGCACGCGAGTTATTAGATAGACTGGGCATCCGCCCATTAGACGACGTCTTTTATATCGGTGGCAGCGACACCCTTCCACCGCCATTGACGAAAGAGGAAGAAGCGTATCTAATCGGCGGTTACGCCGAAGGCAAAGAAAGCGTCAAACGCCTGCTGATTGAACATAACTTGCGCTTGGTCGTGTATATCGCGCGGCGGTTTGAAAACACCGGCATCAACATTGAGGACCTAATCAGTATCGGCACTATCGGGCTAATAAAAGCCATCAACACATATAAGCCCGACAAACAAATCAAATTGGCAACCTACGCCAGCCGATGCATTGAAAACGAAATCTTGATGCACCTGCGCAAAAATGTCAATATCCGCAATGAGGTATCGCTCGACGAGCCGCTCAACACCGACTGGGACGGCAACGAACTGCTACTCAGCGACATTTTAGGCACAGAGGCTGACACTGTGCTGCGCCCGCTGGAAGACGATGTCGACTTGCAACTACTCAAATCGGCCATTAACCTCCTCAACGAGCGTGAGCGCGAGATCATCTCC includes:
- the rplL gene encoding 50S ribosomal protein L7/L12 — its product is MSEKVTKLMEEIKALTLLEASELVKALEEEFGVSAAAPMAMMAAPAAGGGDGAAAEEKSEFTVVLAEIGEKKMEVIKVVREVTGLGLKESKELVDGAPSNVKENIGKDDAEELKKKLEEAGAKIELK
- the rplJ gene encoding 50S ribosomal protein L10, which gives rise to MPSAKVLTEKQGVVAALKERIDGAQAGVLVDYKGINVADDTALRRKLREAGVEYNVVKNTLLNFAVQGTDLAELSAVLSGTTALATSTTDAVAPAKVLKEYAVKTKDAFSIKAGFVEGKPLDAAGVKQLADMPSREELMAKLLGSVNSPASGLANVVQANMRGLAVVIQAIAEQKSA
- a CDS encoding DUF4127 family protein; the encoded protein is MQIAYIPLDDRPVSVDRAIYLAGSAGVELLMPDKELYMIRLDGQPLPNITRQERIDALLHWLHNDAVHCEHIIISLDLLLSGGLAAARYIYDEDLTAEYAALDAIAELSRHKKVYVFDTVMRLASTGAYAGYGWVEYDGLRAYGSVARAALCGDSLTVDNIINGYPLDENGNVVASELPDIVIDRYHGARARQLRLNDYLLTGGGRGDYQFLYMGVDDSAPKATIQTNEMAYIQEHVGENAAILPATDELGLMCIATIIAKDSPVPVAMEYFGGGEDDVGDEFDYSTLRHSVQTHLDTMATMVAVPNHPHLSFLVLTNPTDPSAFDAHCHALLDRLQANTARGIPTAIADCVHGHRRGRLGQIMLERGIPMLTPLGFSCWNTSANAIGIALTQAMTRFVHLRKGQSCAEADEQFIKSMTFAFVKDCSYKTGGYFPVKDYIETEVGDILNFYADMQAKGITEKELESRVGEILRAGQYQCPMKDVLANLNSSPFLVDLHGNLSVHEGQISVDGFHFPMYRLFEMGIEIKV
- a CDS encoding GNAT family N-acetyltransferase, with translation MGLTFEHLQEKHIPELEVMFTQYNPGDEREDSYKHNPEQVKVFLNEKQNIAFVAILDNKVIGCIFGYSLTMIDEAEKEFYIYGVDIHPDYHNKGYGTEFMKFVLNWAKENGFRESSVPTGSENIAACRCYEKAGMEQDDWKTARSYTIEYKQK
- a CDS encoding DUF4363 family protein; amino-acid sequence: MRGIICIVVLGLTALFCVVVHVNLQGGIEALERDMAQVAVALQDDDWAQAETLMQSITKRWRRKQGFYALFARHQLYEPVAIGMKTLPRLISEQEKEAYRTALTLREELYLLREAERFAARNIL
- a CDS encoding DUF421 domain-containing protein, with product MILYTVVAVGLRVMGKRQVGELEPMELVVTILIGELIAIPMQDLSVPLLAGFVPVLTILVVSMLVSYVMTKSIKLRKIVVGNPSILVHDGRVDRRQLKKNNINTNELIESLRLKNVTDLAMVQYAILETNGQMSVMLYADQRPPTASELSGQKAGAGLPVIVISDGRWQDGNLQTLGLSRGWVVEQARLRGVTGGVKDIFLMTVDEQKNIFLQAFDEAVTA
- a CDS encoding cupin domain-containing protein produces the protein MKQIGERIRELRERGDLTQGDMAATLGVPMAAYCQYEDLGVDIPVAVLYQLSVMFKMDMAELLTGQPARMDNLTIVRHGQGKFTARHVDYCFQQLAQDYKGRAFEPMLVTLEPLDKTPDMITRDAQEFNFVLAGKLEFFYDGRQMVLEQGDSVYFDASKPHGHKAIGGTAMFLVVTTDLA
- a CDS encoding RNA polymerase sigma factor, encoding MRTNKELTDIYQRHKERIYRVCFAYMKNPSDTEDAVQDVFIRLMNTSVIFAGEEHEKAWLIRVATNVCKNVLRSWWRKRENLDDYENLTGKNNVEVDETLQVVMRLPDRHKAAVYLYYYEGYSSREIAEMLGKKQSTILNHLHEARGILREKLGGAFH
- a CDS encoding sigma-E processing peptidase SpoIIGA: MNQAATVIYIDTLFTLNAVVNYLVLLTTAKICTLAIKRWRLAVAAGVGALYAVIAFMPRMGFVSAFALQIAASAAIACIAFGIHKRTIRAGLTFWAVGLLFGGCVYAVNILTGQQAGMMINNVPYVHISARMLLLTSGFFYVVLTLVFKGAALTRRHGGASVTLECGGRSVTLKAMHDSGNTLTDPISGTNVLIADSKALRALWTSEIYSLLTPDNLCDPTAVMLTLDVLKLPAKFRLIPYKAIGTDSGLLLGFKPDKIIINGTASDTFVALSPTPIENGNYSAIVNLT
- the sigE gene encoding RNA polymerase sporulation sigma factor SigE yields the protein MHPSTSISIYRKLKLDLALWARELLDRLGIRPLDDVFYIGGSDTLPPPLTKEEEAYLIGGYAEGKESVKRLLIEHNLRLVVYIARRFENTGINIEDLISIGTIGLIKAINTYKPDKQIKLATYASRCIENEILMHLRKNVNIRNEVSLDEPLNTDWDGNELLLSDILGTEADTVLRPLEDDVDLQLLKSAINLLNEREREIISMRFGLNGHEEHTQKDVADVMGISQSYISRLEKKIITRLRRDITRMM